The genomic segment GATATCCGGCAGCGGGTGATTAATAATTATATCCTGGGCAATATCCGGGTCGTGGAAGGAACCGCGGTTAACCAGGCCGAATTTTCCATGGCCCGTATCCTTGTTAAAGGAGAGGTCCTGGATGCTTATGCCGTTGTTCTGGGTGAGCGGGTGAGCTACGCGGGAAATGTTTTGACGGAAGAGGAGCTTACCAATCTCTCCGAAGAAGAAATTTTAAAAAGGCTGTCCGTCCCGGCAGGCCTCAATAATTCCAACGACCGGGTCATACCCAACGGACGGATTCCTTTTATGATTATTTTTACCAGGGATGTGCCGGGCATCATCAAGACAACGGTTATGATTGCCGGCGCGGAGCGGCTGCTTTGATTCCATTGCTAAACGAATAAATGATCAGCAAAAGCAAAACCGGTTTTGGGAAGGATTAACAGGTATAATCATTTGAGATACGAAGGTAATATTTTCAGGCCATTCAGCGAGGCCAACAGTTATTTGCTGCAATGCACCGTTGGTTGTTCCCACAATCAATGTACTTTCTGCGGCATGTATAAAGGCGTGAAGTATCGTGTGAGAGAGACCGCCGAGATTATGGAAGACATTCGCATGGCCAAAGATTACTACGGCGATGTGGAAAAAGTATTCCTGTGTGACGGCGACGCGATTGCCATTGAGACGGACACCCTGCTTGCCATCATTAAAACACTCTACTCAACGTTTCCGTCGCTTCGGCATGTCGGCAGCTATGTGGGGCCGCAAAGCACACTTGCAAAATCGCAGGAAGAATTGCGTGCGCTCAGGCTTGCCGGTCTGACCAAGGCCTATATCGGTGTGGAAACAGGCGATGATGAGTTGCTTGCGAAAGTTAAGAAAGGTGTCGGGTATGATGAGATGCTTCAGGCGGGCCGCAATCTGATCGAAGCGGACATCAATCTTTCCGTCATGGTTCTCCTGGGTCTGGCGGGTCCGGGTGAGGCATCTGTCCGGCATGCACTGGCTACGGCCGGAATATGTAATGAAATGAAGCCCCAGTATCTGGCCGCTCTCACCGTCACACCCGTGCCGGGAACGGTCCTTCACCGTCAGGTGCAGAAAGGCGAATTCCAGCTGCTGGATCCTTTTGAAACCCTGGCCGAGATGAAACAGATTTTTGAAAACATAACCATGGATAATCTGAAATTTGTCGGTACACACGCCTCCAACTACCTGCCGATAACCGGTACGCTTCAGAAAGATAAACAAAAAATGATCGCTCTGGTGGACGAAACACTCAAAAACCGCGACGAGCGGCTATTGAGGCCGGACCATTTGCGGGGCCTTTAAACGGATACTTTAGTTAACGTTCCATAGTCAGCGCTGCAACCATGTCATTGGAATCATCGCACCCTGGCTCTGATTTCCGGCAGGGAAGAAACTTTTCCTGTGATGCGCCCCTATGGGATGCACTTCCGATCTCATCCCGATGTTTCGGGATGAGAAATCCTTGTCCCGAAACGCAGTGAGGGATCTTCAGGCTTTTTCCCCGGCATGCGCCGGGTTGTCACCTCTGGTCGATATGACAATGTTTTATTGCAACACCGCAGGATTACCCGTATCAAAAGATTTTCGGGAAGCAGAAATCCACAGGATCATATTTGAATAATAAAATTATCGGGAAGATCGGGTACAGAGGACATTAAGTTCAAAAAGAAGGCGCGTTTTGGGAACGCGCCTTCTTTTATTGCTGTTTAGGGAAAAGTGGCGATGTCTCTTACTTGGCAATACCCGCAGCCGTACCGCTGAACGTGCCGGCTGTTCCACCGCTGGTGCTTCCCGCGGCACCGCCTTTGAAAACAATATTGGTGGACGGGGCTGTCATGGTAGCTGCACCCGCCACCTGGGCGCCCCATTTACCGTTCGTAAAATTTGTTGTCGGCGTGAAGGCCGCGGAGACTCCGGACATGTTGACCATGCTGGTGGGGGTCAGAGCCACGCCGACCGGGGTGGCACCGGACAGACTGCTGACATCATAACTGCCCGTTACGTTATTGGTAGCAAAGAGTCTGGGGGCCTGACCCGTGGAGTAGGCATAGAAGTTAACTCCGGTCATCGTCACACTCAGCGCGTTTCCCGCACCACCGCGTGAACCGGTGAGATCTACCGAACCAACATTAACACACGGGATCTTCATCGCCGCCATAAAGGCGTTCTTTTCCGCATCGGTTGAGAGACTGTTAACCAGGTTCACGAAAGCCGCCGTGCTGATGATGGTTCCATTGCTGGCAACCTGCCAGGTGCTGGCGGCGGGCACGGTGTTGTTGGGGTTGAAAAGGCCTTTCAGGTCGCCGCCCTGAATAGATGTTGTTCCCGCCGTATAATCGGCCTTTGTGGAAAGGTAGCCGGTAGCGGTTGCCGGATTGAAAACACCGTTATGCAGCACTGATCCGCTGCGAACATTGTTCACTGCTGCACTATCCCAGTGGTTGCTGGTGTAAGTGGCTGATGAGTTGGATAATACGCCGGATGCGTAGGATTCATTGGCAGCCATATCCTTGTTGTAAGTGCCGCCGGCAATGAAGCTGTAAACACCGAAATATCCACCATAGGCAGGGCTTAAGAATGTGGATTCAGAGACAGCGTATGACTGAACATAGGGTGTGCCGCCAAAGAAGGGATCGGACGTGCCGGTATAGCCGGAAGAAGTGGATGTCACTAAATTTGAGGCAAAATTAGCCGGCGTCAGGCCGCCTGTCGCGGATGCCAGAAGCTGGTAACCACTGACAGTCCCCGAACCTTTCCAGTAGCCGCTGTCCGTCTGGTTGTTGCCGGCAATTGTTCCATAGAGAACACCCGCCGATCCGTCGGGTTTCAGATAGAGACCCGATATCATGCCGTCAATTGTATCGAACGCAGTCGTCTGTGTGCCGAATGCTCCCCCCAGATAGGCGAAATAAGCTCCGCCAATGGGGGCCGTGGAATTAGTATAGGGAGTCAGGCTGACCAGCGGATTAAAGCTCACGACCGTTGCGGCAAAGAGCTGCCGGGACTTATTGTTGTCAAACGAATCGATATCTCCCATCAGATAGATCGGCGTGGAAGAGTGATTGCCGATATTGGTCCACAGATTTTCCGTGCCGGCCATTATGCCATTGAAATCCGAGTAGTGGTAGCCCAGTTGATCGGTTGGCGTGAGTGTGTTCGTTGTATACGGGTCCACGACCAGGTCAGAGGCCATGGCGGCATTATATTCACCCACTGTGCCGTAGTCGGTGCGGGAATATGTGAAGGTGTCGTCAGCCGTGCCCAGTGTCAGGTCAGCGCCGTAGTCTTGCACCCAGATGTCTTTCTGGTAGGTCACAGCATCCGGCGGGCCCATAATGTTGAAGCGGGTAAACGTTCTGGAATTCAGGCTGCTGCCGCTGTATGTGTAGTAGGTGCTGTTGCCGTAATTAGATGAACTTGACGGATTGTTGTCATACCAGAAGTTATAAGAGTAGGTTAAGGGAACCGAACTGAACCCTGTTTTTGCGGAGGTCATCGCATATCCTTTTCCCTGGATCTCGCTGCTGAAGCTGACATCCTGCGTTTTTACATAAGTGCCCGCTGCCGTGGCCTGCCAGATGCCGGATGTGGTGCCGTCGTAGGTTCCGAGAAGCGATCCTTCCAGGGTGCCGATCTTCTTGTGGGTGATAAAGTCGCCGTTAAATGTTCCCGTCATCTTTCCGCCCGACCATGTGCCGGAGGTGAGTTCGGCATTCCAGTAACCCAGGTCGGCGTATTGAACATTTCCTGCTCCGTAATTGGCCGGGTATTGTCCGAACATGCCCGAACCGAAGAGGCTGGAAGTCCAGGTGGTGGCGCTTGTCGGGTTTTCATAGGCATCGGCCATACCGATCTTCATGGTAAAGATACCCCAGTCCGGCTGACTGGCAATGGAAAACGTTGACCCCATGATGCCGATTGGTGAATAAATTTTGCCGTTTCCACCAAAAGTGCCGTTAAATGTCGAATTGATATTGGCGCCAATATTGCCCCAGAAGATATAGCCGTCCGTCAAGAGGTCGGAAGCGCTAAGTCCCGAAACCTGTGTAGAATAGCGATAGAGAGTTGCCGCGCCTGCTTGATCGGTTGATTCCCACAGATTGATTCCCGTGTAGGAGGCGCCTGTGAAGTTGCCCTTCAAAACCCCGGCGTTTCCTTCGGGATCGACATAGAGACCGATAATCAGGCCGGTGAGCGGATTTTCACTGTAAGTTGTTGCGGTATTGGTGTCCTGAATGACTCCGGTCAGCTTGCCCAAGAAGGCGCCGTTGCCCGCGCCACTGCCATCATAGGACGTCGTTGTATCGAAGATTTGCGAACCGTTATATGGATCGTGGCTGCCCATCAAAATGATATCCATCTTGTTGCCGGAATTGGAACTCCACAGGGATACGTTGTTCAAGGCGCCAAGGATGCCGGTAAAAGCGCCGTTTTGCGTAAGGGCATTGGTTGCCCATGCGGAGTAGGAAGCATAAACGTAGTTGCCGTCGCTTGTAAAGGGTGTCGCGGGATCTGCGACGATCGTTCCGGCAAAATTGGGGGATGTGGCAGGATCGGAAAAATCCAATCCTGTTATGTCGGATGTGTTTCCCGAACCTGCCGCGAAGGTGATTCCCTGACCTTTCGAAATCTTGACCCATTTCCCGTTCGCGTAGTATTGGTAATCGTCAGAGTTAATATAATTGCCGCTTTTACTGCGTACTGATTCAAAGGCGATTGTTTTGGTAACATCGTAGGTGCCTTCTGCCGGCACGAAATAGTGTGTTTCGTATCTCAGGGGTTCGAACCAGGAAGATAAGACGTTCCAGTTCGGCTGCTGGTATTCCCTGCTGTGCACGGTGCCGGAAACGACCCGATACAGGTTGCCGGTGAGTGCGCTGCTGAAAGCGAGCGTTCCGGTTTGTTCGATTTTGCCCATGGCTACCGCCTGCCAGTTGCCGCTGCCGTACACGCCCAGGATATCGCCCGATGTCCTGCCCCACTCAGTCATGCTCAGGAAACGGCCGCTGGTTGTTCCTGCTATCTGTCCGTCAGTCCAGCTTGTGCCGGTGAGACGCGAGATGGAGTAACTCTGGACTTGCCCAAGTACGGTCTCTACCTCACCGGTGGCGCCCGACCAGCCCGCTGCCGGTGTTTCCGCATAAGTACCGCCGGTTTCCGAACGCCACACACCCCAGGCGCCGCCCGTCTGCGTAAAATACATGTCATACGTGTTGGCAACGCCGCTGATGCCGTAAGCGCCGGAAATGGCGGCGACGCGCGGAGTAGACGTTGCCGTAATTTCCGGTGTGACATTTCCTGCTCCGGACGTGTCAATGGCGCTTTTCGCGGATGATGTCATTGCGCCTGCGGTGATTTCCCACATGCCGACCTCGGGATAGAGATTTCCCGTTACCGCCTGTCCGGCTACCGGCCCGGTCGTCAGATAGCCTGCGTCATAATTACCATTCGCGCTGTTCCAGTTGGCATACAGCCCCATCATCTTTCCTTTGAAACTGTTTGTATTCTTGATGCCGCCGAACCAGAGGCTGAGAGAATCGGCAAGGTTCGGAGCATTGAGGTTTCTGGAAATGTTCATCTCAAACAACGGGTAGGTGCTGGCGGCGTAATATTTTCCGATGCCGCTCAGCGGGGCCGCGGCGCCGATGAAGGATGTCGTGCTGCCGATGATGCCGCGCAGAGACAATCCGGTAGGATCGCCATAAACCATCACTGGAATTTCAATACTCGTATCAAAATAACCGCAGCTTCCCCAATCAATAGCGGCGCCGAAGGCAAGAGGTTGGCCCTGATAGGTACCGGCGCTCTGGCCGATCCAGGTGCCGTCGGAGAACCAGCCCGTTTCACCGGCATATACGCTATTGTCCGTATACAATCCATAGAAAGGTCCGTTCATGTCGCCCATATGGGTGGCGGTTATGTACTTGCCGCTCAGGGCGCCTTTGATGGTGCCGTGGGCTGCTTCCGCGGCGTATTCTTTCCAGGAGCCGGTGATGTCCGCAAGCCAGAAGCCATAGTCAGTTCCATTGGTATTGACGCCGAAATATCCATCGGACCCTGTCTTGGCGTTCCAAGTGACGGAGGCGGCCTGAGGCTTGCCTTCGAAGTAGTTAATGCTCCCCCCCTGTCCCAGTTGCAGGCTGTAGATCCCGAAGGGGAGGCTCTTGTAGGTGGTAGAGTCATCGGTGGACAGGTAGGTGATAAACCGGGTCTCGCCGAAAGAGAATCCACCCTTAACGATCCCGACCTTCTGTGACGGGTTGGCGGGATCGGCAAAACTTCCCGCTGCGGATGCATCGATGGTGTTGCTGTTTATACTGGCTGTTACCAGGTCAAAATCAGCAGGCAGGGTCTTTTCAATGGCCGTCAGGCCGGTAGCCGCGTTGCTTTGAACCTGCCACATGCCGTTGTAGCCCCCATAGCCGTCATAAGACATCTCGTAAAAATTACCCGTGAGGTCGCCCGTGATCAGGCCGGTTTTTACAACAGGCACCTCGTTGAGAACTTCTTTTGTGAGGTAAACCGCTGCGACAGTTCCGCCAATAGAACCAGATGCATCATCGGGATTAGCCTTCTCCCAGATTCCGCCGGTGAAAGCATTGAGGTACCGGCCTTCAGAGCTATATACGTCATGAGACATGGAATTGTTCCAGAGGTAGGGGCCCCCGAAACCTCCCGCTCCGTATCCGGAATCGTAATATTGCCCGATGGCCAGAAAATCGTATTTTTGATCCGGACGCACCAGAAAGCCGAAAGCGCCGGAGGCACTGTCATAATACCCGTAGTAGCCGAGGTCATTGTAAAAGAGGCTTTTGTTCAACTGTCCGCCGAAATCGGTGGGTGTGCCCTCGTAAATGCCGACGCTCTGGCCGATCCATGTGCCGGATTCAGTCCCCGTATACAATCCGTAGAAAGGCCCATAGAGGTTGCCGATATGGGTAGGTGTGACATATTTGCCGCTGACTGTTCCGGTGATCTGTCCGCCTGTTAACCATTTGCCTGTTGAAGCGGCGATATTGGCAAGCCAGTAGCCCATATCATAGCTATCATAATTTGAAGAGTTCCATCCAAATTGTCCCGGTCCTCCCAGCTTTGCCGACCAGACGGCCTCGCCTGCTGGCTTTCCGTAAAAGACGTTGGGGCTGGGTCCATTGTTGCCAAAGAGGGCCAGATTATAAACACCCCAGGAAGGGCCACCGTAAGGGTAAGGCTCTGCGTATTGATCGATCAGAAACATGGTCGCAAAAGAGCCGTTTCCCATCATGGAGCCGGTGCCGTTGAAAGACCCTTTCAACATCATGTTCTCTGTAAGCTCGTTATAACCAATCATCCAGTTGGAATTGATCGGATCCCCCGTATAGGTGAGACCGCTGTATGGTCCGAGGGTGCCATTGGCTTTCCACATGCCGATTTCCGGATACAGATCAAGGGAAATGTCGTCGCTGGCCAGTATGCCGGCGGTGGCTGTATATTGATTGCCGCTGACATAGACGCTGGGGGTCATGTAGATTGCCCGGATGGAGCCTTTGCCTTTTTGAATGCTTTCTCCCCAGATACCGGCGGTGGCGCCTTCAAAATATCCCTCTGAAATATCCGTTGAGTTGATTGGTCCTCCCGACAGACTGGTGTTCCAAAGATAATAGGGATAGCCGCCCGTATCATAGTAGTACGTACCCATAGCTTTGAAATCGGTATTCCCCGCCCAGGGCGCCTGCGAGATACCGCCGATCAGGGCTTCATCATGACCGGCCCAGGCCATCTGGCCGTTATTATCGTAATACAAACTTCCTATATCTCCCCAGCGACCGCTGTACTTGAGCGAATCGAGGATGTATGTGCCGGCGGCTATTTCGTTGTAATAATAATGCCCGTAGCCGTCTGAAGAGGTGAGAACGCCCAGCGTGTTCATGCTCATGGTGCCGTAATACCTGTCGTTCATGAAATACATGTAGTTGCTGGTGATCCCGAAATGCCCTGTTTCGGCGTTAAATGTCTGCGTGCTCTGGCCCAGGTAGGCAGACGGCGATGCTGAAAATGGAGAGTGATATTCCATGTAGTATAGCGAATATTCTCCCGTTGCCGTCGGGAAATTACCCAGGCCGCCCGCTCTGGAAAGCGCCCAGGTGGCAAGCAGGCCGCCCGTGGATGTTTCATAGCCCTGGCCGGAGTAACTGGTGGAGCCGGTACTGAAGTATGCAGGGACGGGTAGTGTGCTGCCACCGTATATATCCGGGATTGCGGTGCTGGCGCTGTAACCGGTCTGGCGCGTGATGGTGCCGCTTGCGTTAAGAACGCTTGTGCTTCCGTTGTCCGTGAAATTCGGATCGGAGAGGATACCCTTGATAATGGAAACAGTTCCTCCCTTGTACGTCAGACCCGTGAGCAATCCCGACCAGGAGCCGGGAACGCCCGCAAGATATGCATTATAGCTGCTGCCGTCGCTGAGTGTTCCGGTCAGTGCCGCAGCTTCGGTTGATGCCTGGCCAGTGGCAGTCAGACTCAGGGTGCCGGTATTGGTCGTATCGCCAATGGATCCGGTCATGGTTCCCGACATATTTCCAAGAGTAACCGCTTGCGTGAATGTCGAAAACGTTTCCGTTGCTATTGTTGTCAGTATAATCACCGGTACTATCACCGTGGGAGGGGGCGTGGGAGTAGTCGTTGTCAGCGTCGGGTTTGGTACCGAACCGCCTAATGGCGCGTCACCGCCCAACGGTGTTCCGCCGCCCAACGGTGTCCCGCCGCCCAACGGTGTTCCGCCGCTGCCGGAGTCACCGGTGCTTCCTGTTGTGGAACCGCCTGAACCGGTACCGCCTGTACCGCCGGTGCTGCCCGTTGTCGAATCACCACTGCCGGTGCCGGAGCCACCGGTGCCGCCCGTTGTGGAATCACCGCTGCCCGTACCGGAGCCACCGGTGCTGCCTGAATCACCACTGCCGGAGCCGGAAGAGCTCCCGGATGAAGCGGTTGATCCACTACCGCCCGAGCCGCTGCCTGATCCGGAAGACCCTGCTCCGCCCTTATCCTTGTCATCCCCGTCTTTTTTGGTATCTTTTTTCTTTTCCGACGGAGTTGTATCTTTAAAGAACTTGTTGGTGTCCCCTGATGTTGCAGGTTTTTGTGTCGGAGGTGTGTTGGCGCTGGTGACGACCATCATCTGGCCTGCGGTAATCGGTTTGACGGCATCAGGCCGGCCTTTGCTGTACATATAGCCCGATCCTTCAGCGAATAAGGCGCCGGATACGCCGTTCTGATGGTAACTGTAGAATGTGGTGCCGCGAACACCGCAGACAGCTGTTGGCGTGTGAACTTCATATTTAGAAGCTTCTTTCTGTCCGAACAGCTTGGAAGAAGCGGTGACGACATTCTGTACTTTTCCTCTGAACAGACTGAGAATGGTTGTTCTGCTTGTTTTTCCTAGATTGTATTCTGTCACTTTCAGACGGCTGTTCTCGGCAAGCCTGATGATGCTGCCGTCGGTAAATGTCACTTCGCATTTTGATGCGCTTTTGGTTCGGATGATATCCCCCGCATTGACTGCATCACCGATGGACAACACTTTTGCGGGCTTTCCGGTTACGGTAATATCCACCCGGCCGTCGAGATTGGTTACTTTGCCTGCCGGCGCAGCCTGTCCGATGGCCGCAAAGGTCATCACGATGAATAGAATCATCATCAAGGATGTCAGTTTTGTTTTCATAAATTACTCCTTAAAAAATTGAACCATTAAAAACGGGTTAATACCGGAACTCAAAACCTGCCATATAGATGTCACGGCTG from the Deltaproteobacteria bacterium HGW-Deltaproteobacteria-6 genome contains:
- a CDS encoding radical SAM protein is translated as MRYEGNIFRPFSEANSYLLQCTVGCSHNQCTFCGMYKGVKYRVRETAEIMEDIRMAKDYYGDVEKVFLCDGDAIAIETDTLLAIIKTLYSTFPSLRHVGSYVGPQSTLAKSQEELRALRLAGLTKAYIGVETGDDELLAKVKKGVGYDEMLQAGRNLIEADINLSVMVLLGLAGPGEASVRHALATAGICNEMKPQYLAALTVTPVPGTVLHRQVQKGEFQLLDPFETLAEMKQIFENITMDNLKFVGTHASNYLPITGTLQKDKQKMIALVDETLKNRDERLLRPDHLRGL